A genomic stretch from Hymenobacter psoromatis includes:
- a CDS encoding SusC/RagA family TonB-linked outer membrane protein: MNKHVYSFVGCFRYRLGRGLVAGALAALAPAMSLAQQATRTVSGTVRDETNSGLPGVTVLLKGTTNGATTDATGRYSLSIPAEGGTLTFSSVGYTAQSVVLAAGRTTVDLQLAPESQALNDVVVVGYGTQKRSDLTGSVVSINKDRLTQLPNTNIAQALQGAIPGLSVINDGGGAEQGSPSILVRGRSSISASTGPLIILDGIPYTGSISDINPSDVESIEVLKDASAAAIYGSRGSNGVILVTTKHGKAGQIRVSYDGFYGIQQIINKPNLLNGSQFYDFVKNRANIPPTSISPSEQALYDAGQSTDWYKVATRIGSRSQHSIGLSGGSDKATFYVGATYLNVGGVAIGDNYKRYTLRPNVTVQIKPWLSFTSASQLSLQNRSGTPADFSGEYGANFFIPLANPYNPDGSIAIYAWPEYNLAGNPLGATLASNTDRSYRTFSNNSLRVDIPFVKGLSYRLNTGVELENRTQETYYGRNTRTGYEGNGIATNQTTQSRNFTVENIVSYNRDFGLHTVGVTALYSSQSSDVENQQLVGKGFPSDVLTNFQMNAAALLTPSASYAKQNLLSQMLRLNYSYNSRYLLTLTARRDGFSGFGVDTKYGIFPSAAVGWNIANEDFMKAFSAVNLLKLRLSYGLNGNQAVNPYQSLATLGINSYLLGNTVLPGYTPSGLGNPKLGWESTRSANIGLDFGFFNNRLQGSVDIYQKNTSDLLLRRIISSVQGFNSIVQNIGKTQNRGIEVGITSTNLSHNGLTWTTSLNAAYNQNRIVDLYGDGNDDINNHWFIGQPISVAYGYKYDGVFRTADQVAASAQPTSQPGYVKVADVNGDGKISALDRTVLGNLDPKYTFGFTNTVTYRGFSLLVFIQGVAAVTKENPLEQDGVYTDARRNTTLKDWWSPTNPNGAHWANDNNANLFNVSIYQSGSFARLKDVSLAYNFPTPIMERLHMANLKVYVTGRNLATATRYKGLDPELGNQYGIPLQREFLGGLTVGF; encoded by the coding sequence ATGAATAAGCATGTTTACTCTTTTGTAGGTTGCTTCAGGTACCGCCTGGGCCGGGGGCTGGTAGCCGGGGCGCTGGCCGCGCTGGCACCGGCCATGAGCCTGGCCCAGCAGGCCACCCGCACCGTCAGCGGCACCGTGCGCGACGAAACTAATTCGGGCCTGCCCGGCGTGACGGTGCTGCTGAAAGGCACCACCAACGGCGCGACCACCGATGCCACCGGGCGCTACTCGCTGAGCATCCCGGCCGAGGGGGGCACGCTCACGTTTTCGTCGGTGGGCTACACGGCGCAGTCGGTGGTGCTGGCCGCCGGCCGCACTACCGTTGACCTGCAGCTGGCTCCCGAGAGCCAGGCTCTTAACGATGTGGTGGTAGTAGGCTACGGCACCCAGAAGCGCAGCGACCTGACCGGCTCAGTGGTGTCTATTAACAAGGACCGCCTCACGCAGCTGCCCAATACCAACATTGCGCAGGCGCTGCAAGGCGCCATTCCGGGCTTGTCGGTGATTAACGACGGCGGCGGGGCCGAGCAGGGTAGTCCTTCCATTCTGGTGCGCGGGCGCAGCTCCATCAGTGCCAGCACCGGCCCGCTCATCATCCTGGATGGCATTCCGTACACGGGCAGCATTTCCGACATCAACCCCTCGGACGTGGAGAGCATTGAGGTGCTCAAGGATGCTTCGGCGGCGGCCATCTACGGCTCGCGCGGCTCAAACGGCGTTATTCTGGTAACTACCAAGCACGGCAAGGCCGGGCAGATTCGCGTGAGCTACGACGGTTTCTACGGCATTCAGCAAATCATCAACAAGCCCAACCTGCTCAATGGCTCGCAGTTCTACGACTTCGTGAAGAACCGGGCCAACATTCCGCCTACCTCTATCTCGCCCTCCGAGCAGGCGCTCTACGACGCCGGGCAATCGACGGACTGGTATAAGGTAGCCACCCGCATCGGGTCGCGCTCCCAGCACAGCATTGGGCTGTCGGGCGGCAGCGACAAGGCTACCTTCTACGTGGGCGCTACCTACCTCAACGTGGGCGGCGTGGCCATTGGCGACAACTACAAGCGCTACACCCTGCGCCCCAACGTCACGGTTCAGATTAAGCCCTGGCTCAGCTTTACCTCGGCCTCGCAGCTTTCGCTGCAAAACCGCAGCGGCACGCCAGCCGACTTTTCGGGCGAGTACGGAGCCAACTTCTTCATTCCGCTGGCCAACCCTTACAACCCCGACGGCTCGATTGCCATTTATGCCTGGCCCGAGTATAACCTGGCCGGCAATCCGCTCGGGGCCACGCTGGCCAGCAACACCGACCGCAGCTACCGCACCTTCAGCAACAACTCGCTGCGGGTAGATATTCCCTTCGTGAAGGGCCTCAGCTACCGCCTCAACACCGGCGTGGAGCTGGAAAACCGGACGCAGGAAACCTACTACGGTCGCAACACCCGCACTGGCTACGAGGGCAACGGCATTGCCACCAACCAGACCACGCAAAGCCGCAACTTCACGGTGGAGAACATTGTGAGCTACAACCGCGACTTTGGCCTGCACACGGTGGGCGTAACGGCGCTGTACAGCAGCCAAAGCTCCGATGTCGAAAACCAGCAGCTGGTGGGGAAGGGCTTCCCCAGCGACGTGCTCACCAACTTTCAGATGAACGCGGCGGCCCTGCTCACGCCCTCGGCCAGCTATGCCAAGCAGAACCTGCTTTCGCAGATGCTGCGCCTCAACTACAGCTACAACAGCCGCTACCTGCTCACGCTTACGGCGCGCCGCGACGGCTTCTCGGGCTTTGGCGTCGATACCAAGTATGGCATCTTCCCGTCGGCAGCCGTGGGCTGGAACATTGCCAACGAGGACTTTATGAAGGCCTTCTCGGCCGTGAACCTGCTCAAGCTGCGCCTCTCGTATGGCCTGAACGGCAACCAGGCCGTGAACCCCTACCAGTCGCTGGCTACGCTCGGCATCAACTCGTATTTGCTCGGCAACACCGTGCTGCCGGGCTACACGCCCTCGGGCCTGGGCAACCCCAAGCTGGGCTGGGAATCGACCCGCTCGGCCAACATCGGCCTCGACTTCGGCTTCTTCAACAACCGCCTGCAGGGTAGTGTGGACATCTACCAGAAGAACACCTCCGACCTGCTGCTGCGCCGCATCATCTCGTCGGTGCAGGGCTTCAACAGCATTGTGCAGAACATCGGCAAAACCCAGAACCGGGGCATTGAGGTGGGCATCACCTCGACCAACCTGAGCCACAATGGCCTGACCTGGACCACTTCCCTGAACGCGGCCTACAACCAGAACCGCATCGTGGACCTGTACGGCGACGGCAACGACGACATCAACAACCACTGGTTTATCGGCCAGCCCATCAGCGTGGCCTACGGCTATAAGTACGACGGCGTATTCCGCACCGCCGACCAGGTAGCCGCCTCAGCCCAGCCCACGTCCCAGCCCGGCTACGTGAAAGTGGCCGACGTGAACGGCGACGGCAAAATTTCGGCCCTCGACCGCACCGTTCTGGGCAACCTGGACCCTAAATACACCTTCGGCTTCACCAACACGGTTACCTACCGGGGCTTTTCGCTGCTCGTCTTCATTCAGGGCGTGGCGGCCGTGACCAAGGAAAACCCGCTGGAGCAGGACGGCGTGTACACCGACGCCCGCCGCAACACGACCCTGAAAGACTGGTGGAGCCCGACCAACCCCAACGGCGCCCACTGGGCCAACGACAACAACGCCAACCTGTTCAACGTCAGCATCTACCAGAGCGGCTCTTTTGCCCGCCTCAAGGACGTGTCGCTGGCCTACAATTTCCCTACCCCCATCATGGAGCGCCTGCACATGGCCAACCTGAAGGTGTATGTGACGGGCCGCAACCTGGCCACGGCAACCCGCTATAAGGGCCTAGACCCCGAGTTGGGCAACCAGTACGGCATTCCGCTGCAACGCGAGTTTCTGGGTGGCCTCACGGTGGGCTTTTGA
- a CDS encoding LacI family transcriptional regulator — protein MAVCVKCQQPDAVLKAGFVRGLQRYFCKACDYRFTLPGDTPALPRRRTQTTIDDLAQAVGVTPSTVSRALNGRADVNATTRQAILEAARQLDYQPNLLAQHLKNNATHTIGVLIPDIERPFFATAVSGIQQVADEAGYQVMICQSRESYLTEVRNVRALVASRVDGLLICHSRETQDFEHVRRPAAKGLPIVHFDRVSDEVNSARVMIDDWNSAHAVVEHLAQQGCRRIAVLAGTEGLLISRQRVAGYQQALKEHRLEARPEWVRYNDFQPELTQAALAYWLALPEPPDAIFAIRYTDAFDVILGLKQRGLRIPDDMAVVGFGDEFLAGMIEPALTTVNLHPYRIGQQAARLFLEQMELREQFHPRTYVIQGELIVRQSSRKIHEENFRLSL, from the coding sequence ATGGCCGTCTGCGTCAAATGTCAGCAGCCCGATGCCGTGCTAAAGGCCGGTTTCGTGCGGGGGTTGCAGCGTTACTTCTGCAAGGCCTGCGACTACCGCTTTACCCTGCCGGGCGACACGCCCGCCCTACCCCGCCGCCGCACCCAAACCACCATCGACGACCTGGCGCAGGCCGTGGGCGTCACGCCTTCCACGGTGTCGCGGGCGCTCAACGGGCGCGCCGACGTGAACGCCACCACCCGGCAGGCCATTCTGGAAGCCGCCCGCCAACTCGACTACCAGCCCAACCTGCTGGCGCAGCACCTCAAAAACAACGCGACCCACACCATCGGCGTGCTGATTCCGGACATTGAGCGGCCGTTTTTTGCCACCGCCGTCAGCGGTATTCAGCAGGTGGCCGACGAGGCCGGCTACCAGGTCATGATTTGCCAGTCGCGCGAGTCCTACCTCACGGAGGTGCGCAACGTGCGCGCCTTGGTGGCCAGCCGGGTCGATGGCCTGCTGATTTGCCACTCGCGTGAAACCCAGGACTTTGAGCACGTGCGGCGGCCGGCGGCCAAGGGCCTGCCGATAGTGCATTTCGACCGGGTGAGTGATGAAGTGAACAGCGCCCGCGTCATGATTGACGACTGGAACAGCGCCCATGCCGTGGTCGAGCACCTGGCGCAGCAGGGCTGCCGCCGCATCGCGGTGCTGGCCGGCACCGAGGGGCTGCTCATCAGCCGGCAGCGGGTAGCCGGCTACCAGCAGGCGCTCAAAGAGCACCGCCTGGAGGCCCGTCCCGAGTGGGTGCGCTACAACGACTTTCAGCCCGAGCTGACGCAGGCGGCCCTGGCCTACTGGCTGGCCCTGCCCGAGCCGCCCGATGCCATTTTCGCCATCCGCTACACCGATGCCTTCGACGTGATACTCGGCCTCAAGCAGCGTGGCCTGCGCATTCCGGACGACATGGCGGTGGTGGGCTTCGGCGATGAGTTTCTGGCGGGCATGATTGAGCCGGCCCTCACCACGGTCAACCTCCACCCGTATCGCATTGGTCAGCAGGCCGCCCGGCTGTTTCTGGAGCAAATGGAGCTGCGCGAGCAGTTTCACCCCCGCACCTATGTCATTCAGGGTGAGCTCATCGTGCGGCAGTCTTCGCGCAAAATTCACGAAGAAAACTTTCGGCTGAGCCTCTAG